Proteins found in one Clostridia bacterium genomic segment:
- a CDS encoding response regulator, which yields MKRILIIDDTKNIRMLLTKCLEHEGYQVETASDGQEALKMFGKSKYDLAFLDIKMSKLSGTEVLKSIREMGIETPVIIITAYATVKNAVECTKLGAVTYIQKPFTAEKIKAVLSELTNQLEDNSILGQTECVLKQSRELIRIGAFTDALSMLKTIISKEIDNPEVYYLISMAYQGMGNKESSDRFYKTYLIFNS from the coding sequence GTGAAAAGAATTTTGATTATTGATGATACAAAAAATATCCGAATGCTTTTAACTAAGTGTCTGGAACATGAAGGCTATCAGGTGGAAACCGCCAGTGACGGACAAGAGGCTTTGAAAATGTTTGGAAAGAGTAAGTACGATCTTGCGTTTCTGGATATAAAGATGTCGAAGCTGAGTGGTACGGAGGTTTTAAAAAGCATCAGGGAAATGGGGATAGAAACACCGGTTATTATTATAACTGCATATGCGACTGTTAAGAATGCTGTAGAATGCACAAAGCTGGGAGCGGTTACTTATATTCAAAAGCCGTTCACTGCTGAGAAAATCAAAGCAGTATTGAGTGAATTAACGAATCAGCTTGAAGATAACAGTATATTAGGGCAAACAGAATGTGTACTTAAACAATCGAGAGAATTAATTCGTATAGGTGCTTTTACTGATGCTCTTAGTATGCTCAAAACAATTATTTCAAAGGAAATTGATAATCCTGAAGTTTACTACCTTATTAGCATGGCATACCAAGGTATGGGGAATAAGGAAAGCTCAGACAGGTTTTATAAGACTTATCTAATATTTAATAGTTAA
- a CDS encoding spore coat protein, protein MQLAAHELHDMHELAMSCVNSITNMAYMLDHVTDPELRTIFERHFPYHVRDYNMKVEFINNQQGAQKELPRFKIQGNLPSYTQSKVAQYPPVQPRTTISDMNDREMATAYLLTLKRSGREYAWSAMDAANPEIRGFLETAFLMSSSHAYDVWQYMVEKGYYPLEQANQQMTTKIGNMYQVVPEDQARVSQLAQQYQVSVDGNSKNMYQ, encoded by the coding sequence ATGCAATTAGCAGCACACGAATTGCACGATATGCATGAATTGGCTATGAGCTGTGTGAACAGTATCACTAACATGGCCTATATGCTTGATCATGTCACTGACCCCGAGCTAAGAACAATATTTGAAAGGCATTTTCCCTATCATGTCCGTGATTATAATATGAAAGTAGAGTTTATTAATAATCAACAGGGCGCCCAAAAAGAGCTTCCGAGATTTAAAATCCAGGGAAACCTGCCAAGCTACACACAATCAAAAGTTGCTCAATATCCGCCAGTTCAGCCTAGAACTACTATAAGTGATATGAATGACAGGGAAATGGCCACTGCATACTTGCTTACTTTAAAACGCTCAGGTCGAGAATATGCTTGGTCAGCAATGGATGCAGCCAATCCGGAGATTCGTGGCTTTTTAGAAACAGCATTTCTAATGAGCAGTTCTCATGCATATGATGTATGGCAGTATATGGTCGAAAAAGGATATTATCCGTTAGAACAAGCGAATCAGCAAATGACCACTAAGATTGGCAATATGTATCAGGTTGTTCCGGAGGATCAAGCGCGCGTAAGCCAACTAGCACAGCAGTATCAAGTCTCAGTTGATGGTAATAGTAAAAATATGTATCAGTAG
- a CDS encoding GNAT family N-acetyltransferase, protein MTIQIETARLNLRQFKQADTNELHNICNQEYVLKWMPDWGVSVENLKEGIKWFEKCYLVPDPRSIRIMLAVSLKTDGKIIGLVGIGPKEEVDNEIEIAYYISEEYCNQGFISEAAKAMTEWVFNNTEIEYLIAIVELDNFPSQRVVEKGGFSKLETKMIQNSGDTEVKPFFYYRLYKKDVMFSS, encoded by the coding sequence ATGACGATACAAATTGAAACAGCGAGGCTTAATTTGAGACAGTTCAAGCAGGCAGATACTAACGAGCTCCACAATATATGTAATCAGGAATATGTTCTAAAATGGATGCCAGACTGGGGAGTTTCGGTAGAAAATCTAAAAGAAGGGATAAAATGGTTTGAGAAGTGTTATTTAGTTCCTGATCCTCGGAGTATTAGAATCATGTTAGCTGTATCACTCAAGACAGATGGTAAAATCATTGGGCTTGTTGGAATCGGGCCAAAAGAAGAAGTAGATAACGAAATTGAAATTGCATATTATATTTCAGAGGAATATTGTAACCAAGGTTTCATTAGTGAAGCTGCAAAAGCTATGACTGAATGGGTTTTCAATAATACAGAAATTGAATATCTAATTGCTATTGTAGAGCTTGATAATTTTCCTTCTCAGAGAGTAGTAGAGAAAGGTGGTTTCTCAAAACTGGAAACAAAAATGATTCAAAACTCAGGGGATACTGAAGTAAAACCATTTTTCTATTACAGATTATACAAGAAAGATGTAATGTTTTCTTCATAA
- a CDS encoding ATP-binding protein: MVKTLKGKITLVYICLVIMITVIGSASVWNLYRLSKSIDGLMVDNYRSISAISYMLEAFERQDSAALIYINVDIEKGIELFTQNSNEFMKWFMTESNNITEPGEKELLDDVNKEYVDYSMLFSKLQEIRNTEGANKSAYFYDTEMMPQFVKIKSELRRLIHLNEVGMFTAKDDATKSAHESMYVILMLSTLAVIGGLMLSIHFTNRFMKPLDTLTKIVKSVKAGNWNQQINIVAEDEIGDLSIEFNKMTKRLHQYDQSAIGKLMTEKNKSLAIVKSIPDPLIVLDTSYRILLLNDTCEIFFGIEEEKVLKKHFLEAIRNEEIFEIISNAFEDKVEMNDKIIKIEQEEEFYFNVIVTMIKGMESKVTGLIILLKDVTQLKQLEKARTDFVSTISHEFKTPLTSIMMGTSMVLDGSMGILNEDQQDVLSTIKEDGERLTKLVNDLLELSKIESGSSVFNIEPYAIDAIINNSVKQFAIQAAHKNVSINTGFEENMPKVIADYERITWVLNNLISNALKYTDTGDEIIINAFIKNEKMNVSVTDTGIGIPEEFREKIFDKYVQVKEQDLEARGTGLGLAVVKEIINTHGGEIWCESELDTGSTFTFTLPLSFLEVPSEKNFDY; encoded by the coding sequence ATGGTAAAAACACTTAAAGGAAAAATTACGCTGGTTTATATCTGTCTAGTGATTATGATAACTGTGATAGGGTCGGCATCTGTATGGAATTTATATAGATTGAGTAAGTCTATTGATGGATTAATGGTAGACAACTACAGAAGTATAAGTGCAATATCCTATATGCTGGAGGCGTTTGAGCGTCAAGACAGTGCTGCCTTGATTTATATTAATGTTGATATAGAGAAAGGTATTGAGCTATTTACTCAAAACAGCAATGAATTTATGAAGTGGTTTATGACAGAGAGCAATAATATTACCGAGCCAGGGGAAAAAGAGTTGTTGGATGATGTTAACAAAGAGTACGTGGATTATTCGATGCTCTTTTCCAAGCTGCAGGAAATCAGGAATACGGAAGGAGCAAATAAGTCTGCCTATTTTTATGATACTGAAATGATGCCACAGTTTGTAAAAATCAAAAGCGAGCTGCGCAGGCTTATACATTTAAATGAGGTGGGCATGTTTACTGCAAAGGATGATGCTACCAAAAGTGCTCATGAGTCCATGTATGTAATACTTATGCTTTCAACCTTAGCTGTTATAGGAGGTCTCATGCTATCGATACACTTCACTAATAGATTTATGAAACCGTTGGACACATTGACTAAAATAGTAAAATCAGTGAAGGCGGGAAATTGGAATCAACAAATCAACATTGTTGCCGAAGATGAAATAGGAGACCTTTCCATAGAGTTCAACAAAATGACGAAAAGACTTCACCAATATGACCAGAGTGCGATAGGTAAGCTTATGACAGAAAAAAACAAGTCGTTGGCCATAGTTAAAAGCATACCTGATCCATTAATTGTACTTGATACGTCTTATAGGATTTTGCTATTGAACGATACTTGCGAAATATTTTTTGGAATAGAAGAAGAAAAGGTACTTAAAAAGCATTTCCTAGAAGCAATAAGAAATGAAGAAATCTTCGAGATAATTTCAAATGCCTTTGAGGACAAGGTGGAAATGAATGATAAGATTATTAAAATAGAGCAAGAAGAAGAATTCTATTTTAATGTAATAGTAACCATGATAAAGGGCATGGAGTCCAAGGTTACGGGTCTAATTATACTTCTGAAGGATGTAACACAATTAAAACAGCTTGAAAAAGCCAGAACAGACTTTGTTTCGACAATATCCCACGAGTTTAAAACGCCGCTGACATCAATTATGATGGGGACAAGTATGGTACTTGATGGGAGTATGGGTATTTTAAACGAGGACCAGCAAGATGTATTAAGTACCATAAAGGAAGATGGTGAACGGCTTACAAAGCTTGTCAACGACCTTCTTGAATTATCGAAAATTGAGTCAGGCAGTTCAGTTTTTAATATAGAACCATACGCAATCGATGCTATTATAAATAATTCAGTAAAGCAGTTTGCAATACAAGCAGCGCATAAAAATGTAAGCATCAATACTGGCTTTGAAGAGAATATGCCAAAGGTTATTGCCGACTATGAGAGGATTACCTGGGTTCTCAACAATCTTATAAGTAATGCACTAAAATATACCGATACGGGCGATGAAATAATTATTAATGCTTTTATAAAAAACGAAAAGATGAATGTTTCGGTAACAGACACCGGGATTGGCATTCCTGAAGAGTTCCGTGAGAAAATTTTTGACAAGTATGTTCAGGTAAAGGAGCAGGATCTGGAAGCCCGCGGAACAGGTCTGGGGTTGGCTGTTGTTAAAGAGATAATCAATACCCATGGGGGGGAAATATGGTGTGAAAGTGAATTAGATACCGGCAGTACATTTACATTCACCTTACCATTAAGTTTTTTGGAGGTACCAAGTGAAAAGAATTTTGATTATTGA
- a CDS encoding TrkH family potassium uptake protein — translation MRLFKINQTQAIVIGFAAIIVVGSILLNLPISSKDGHSIGFINALFTATSAVCVTGLVVVDTYIHWSVFGQIVILTLIQVGGLGFMTLATLFSLVIGRRISFKERLLIAESLNQNSPQGMVKLIKDILLGTLIFEGLGAIILSIRFVGQFGLKNGIYRGIFHSISAFCNAGFDLMGDYGQFSSLTSYVEDPMVNITIMSLIIIGGLGFAVWEDVYKTRNFYGLRLHTKLVLVVTAILLIFGFIFFLAMEYSNAKTLQPLSFKGKILASMFQSVSPRTAGFNTLSLPDLTNASKLMTIVLMFIGGSPGSTAGGIKTATAGVLLFSVISVLRGRREVNIFRKRVEIDIILRSLAVFVLGLVVVISTTLVLSISEKATLTEYLFEATSAFGTVGLSLGITPILSSVGKAALIITMFLGRVGVLTMVMAVTVRMQKSEVRLKYPEAKVMVG, via the coding sequence ATGAGACTTTTTAAGATAAATCAAACACAAGCAATCGTTATAGGATTTGCCGCAATTATAGTTGTTGGAAGCATATTGCTGAATCTCCCCATTTCATCAAAGGATGGACACAGTATAGGTTTTATCAATGCACTTTTTACAGCAACATCGGCAGTATGTGTTACAGGACTGGTAGTTGTGGATACCTATATACACTGGTCTGTCTTTGGACAAATAGTTATTCTCACGCTTATACAAGTGGGCGGTTTGGGCTTCATGACTTTAGCAACACTGTTTTCACTGGTGATAGGGCGCAGAATTTCTTTCAAAGAGAGATTACTTATTGCGGAGTCCTTAAACCAGAATAGCCCCCAAGGTATGGTTAAGCTTATCAAAGATATTCTATTAGGTACCCTTATCTTTGAAGGCTTAGGAGCAATTATCCTGTCTATAAGGTTTGTGGGCCAGTTTGGATTAAAAAACGGTATCTACAGAGGAATATTTCATTCGATTTCAGCATTCTGTAATGCAGGCTTCGATCTTATGGGAGATTACGGGCAGTTTTCCAGCCTTACGTCCTACGTGGAGGATCCTATGGTAAACATTACGATTATGTCATTAATTATTATAGGGGGATTGGGCTTCGCTGTTTGGGAGGACGTATACAAAACTAGGAACTTTTATGGGCTAAGACTGCATACTAAATTGGTTCTAGTGGTGACAGCCATATTGTTAATCTTCGGATTCATATTTTTTCTGGCGATGGAGTATTCAAACGCTAAAACTTTGCAGCCTCTCAGCTTCAAAGGAAAAATACTGGCATCAATGTTTCAGTCGGTATCTCCAAGGACAGCAGGCTTTAACACCTTATCCCTGCCTGATTTGACTAATGCTTCAAAGCTGATGACTATTGTTCTTATGTTTATAGGCGGATCACCAGGATCAACAGCCGGTGGGATTAAGACTGCTACTGCAGGTGTACTTTTGTTTTCTGTAATTTCAGTTCTGCGAGGGCGCAGAGAAGTTAATATATTTAGAAAGAGAGTGGAGATTGATATTATACTTAGATCTCTGGCTGTTTTCGTATTAGGTCTTGTTGTTGTTATTAGCACAACACTTGTATTATCCATTTCTGAGAAGGCAACATTGACAGAGTATTTGTTTGAAGCGACTTCCGCATTCGGAACTGTAGGATTATCCCTGGGGATCACCCCGATACTCAGCAGTGTAGGCAAGGCAGCACTGATTATTACAATGTTTCTGGGAAGAGTGGGTGTTCTAACCATGGTTATGGCAGTTACTGTGAGAATGCAAAAATCAGAGGTAAGGCTTAAATATCCCGAAGCAAAAGTAATGGTAGGGTAA
- a CDS encoding TVP38/TMEM64 family protein encodes MKNKKLIIIFLVLAALLLLCNICGLYKNTTLEGVKSYILSFGVFASVIYILMFTLIPLTLFPDSILAIAGGVVFGLYWGTIYTIIGAAFGGTLSFYISRNFGRDVVERLIKHKAQWFEDGVEKRGFLLILVLRFIPLIPFDIISYGAGLSKIRYRDFITATVLGIIPGVLVYTNLGDKAVDIYSWKFICSIFALLALSIISYYAKKKITLRGIQGKAINEANVEPNENVLL; translated from the coding sequence ATGAAAAATAAGAAGCTAATTATTATATTTTTGGTTCTGGCTGCATTACTATTACTCTGCAATATATGTGGGTTATATAAAAATACTACATTGGAAGGTGTAAAAAGTTACATTCTCTCATTTGGGGTGTTTGCATCTGTCATATATATTCTTATGTTTACGTTGATTCCATTAACACTGTTTCCTGACTCCATACTGGCAATAGCAGGGGGAGTGGTATTCGGTCTGTATTGGGGTACGATATATACGATAATTGGCGCAGCATTTGGAGGTACGTTATCCTTTTACATTTCAAGGAACTTTGGCAGAGATGTGGTTGAAAGACTGATAAAGCATAAAGCTCAATGGTTTGAGGACGGAGTAGAAAAGCGGGGCTTTCTTCTTATACTTGTTTTAAGATTCATACCGTTGATACCTTTTGATATTATTAGCTATGGTGCAGGATTGTCAAAGATAAGATATAGAGATTTTATAACAGCTACAGTTTTGGGTATCATCCCCGGGGTTTTGGTATATACGAATCTGGGAGATAAGGCAGTTGACATTTACTCATGGAAATTCATTTGTTCAATCTTCGCATTGCTTGCGCTGTCTATAATATCCTACTATGCAAAGAAAAAGATCACACTTCGAGGTATACAGGGAAAGGCCATTAATGAGGCAAATGTAGAGCCTAATGAAAACGTTTTATTATAG
- a CDS encoding YdjY domain-containing protein codes for MKKVLSISLCILLVLALVAGCTGKPAAPASSEAMVVDKDKKEVSLLTTVNGKYFTEATRHGVVFKDGSNGEKSVLRAIGSEKDFNDALASIGAKGANNVKLDDKGKGVKIEGTKLNVFVTWEGLGKEIPFNDIIISSDPRPMDIRFGGNIENAKSKNTGCILCLDSCPVGITSNSSYAFGESDTVKFTSNKDVLPKDGTTVTVIFRLAE; via the coding sequence ATGAAAAAGGTATTATCAATTTCTTTATGTATTTTATTAGTGTTAGCTCTGGTAGCGGGTTGTACTGGAAAGCCGGCAGCACCCGCAAGCAGCGAGGCAATGGTTGTAGATAAGGACAAGAAGGAAGTTAGCCTTCTGACAACAGTTAATGGAAAGTATTTTACAGAAGCAACCAGGCACGGAGTAGTGTTCAAGGATGGTTCAAATGGTGAGAAGTCAGTATTGAGAGCAATAGGAAGTGAAAAGGATTTCAATGATGCATTGGCATCTATTGGAGCTAAGGGCGCAAATAACGTTAAATTGGATGACAAAGGAAAGGGCGTAAAAATCGAAGGAACAAAGCTTAATGTATTTGTTACTTGGGAAGGCCTTGGCAAGGAGATTCCTTTCAATGATATTATTATTTCCAGTGACCCAAGACCAATGGATATCAGATTTGGCGGAAACATCGAAAATGCAAAGTCTAAAAACACCGGCTGCATCTTATGTCTTGACAGCTGCCCAGTGGGTATAACAAGTAACTCAAGCTATGCATTCGGCGAGTCAGATACAGTGAAGTTCACAAGCAACAAAGATGTATTGCCGAAGGATGGAACAACAGTTACAGTTATTTTCAGATTGGCCGAGTAA
- a CDS encoding GNAT family N-acetyltransferase: MEKMEKSIIVCQANIDEFNTILDIDESIYGFRTRGKFIAESILRNECYKAIAEDKIVGFIILNYTFYENGFIGLLVVDNSYRRLKVGTHLLEHVEKVCTTEKVFTSTNKSNLAMQGLLSSCGYVSCGYIEGLDEGDPELVYYKRLK, translated from the coding sequence ATGGAAAAGATGGAGAAGTCCATTATAGTATGCCAAGCAAATATAGATGAATTTAATACTATCCTGGATATTGACGAGTCTATTTATGGATTTAGAACAAGAGGGAAGTTTATTGCGGAGTCAATACTGAGAAACGAGTGTTATAAGGCTATAGCAGAAGATAAGATTGTCGGGTTTATTATATTGAACTATACTTTTTATGAAAATGGATTTATAGGCTTATTGGTTGTTGATAACTCTTACAGAAGGCTGAAGGTCGGCACTCACCTTCTTGAACATGTTGAGAAAGTATGTACTACAGAGAAAGTCTTTACTTCAACAAACAAATCAAACCTAGCAATGCAGGGGTTATTGTCTAGTTGTGGTTATGTAAGCTGTGGATATATTGAGGGGTTGGATGAGGGCGATCCAGAGCTAGTATATTATAAGAGATTGAAATAG
- a CDS encoding TVP38/TMEM64 family protein has protein sequence MIKVGVLAACILAYLFVKPLNTAINQAFFMLRMVNVDAIKEYILSFGIWAPIISFLLMVFQSLVAPLPAFVITFANAGLFGWWKGAILSWSSAMVGAILCFCIAKFYGRNVVEKLTSKYALESVDAFFDKYGKYAILIARLLPFISFDIVSYAAGLTSMSFWSFFWATGLGQLPATIVYSYVGGMLVGSVKTFVMGLLMLFALSILVFMIKQIWQEKNKLQVKVNK, from the coding sequence ATGATAAAAGTCGGGGTATTGGCAGCTTGTATTCTGGCATACTTGTTTGTTAAACCCTTGAATACTGCGATAAATCAGGCATTTTTCATGCTTAGGATGGTAAACGTTGATGCTATAAAGGAATATATCTTATCCTTTGGGATATGGGCTCCGATTATTTCTTTCTTGTTGATGGTTTTCCAATCACTAGTTGCACCGCTGCCAGCGTTTGTGATCACATTTGCAAATGCAGGCTTGTTCGGATGGTGGAAAGGTGCGATTTTATCTTGGTCCAGCGCAATGGTTGGTGCAATTCTGTGCTTTTGCATAGCAAAGTTTTATGGTCGTAATGTTGTTGAAAAGCTCACAAGCAAATACGCCTTGGAAAGTGTGGATGCCTTCTTTGATAAGTACGGGAAATATGCAATACTTATTGCCAGATTGCTGCCTTTTATATCCTTTGATATAGTCAGTTATGCAGCAGGCCTGACCTCAATGAGCTTCTGGTCATTCTTCTGGGCAACAGGACTTGGACAGCTGCCGGCGACAATCGTATATTCCTATGTAGGCGGTATGCTGGTAGGAAGCGTCAAGACCTTTGTAATGGGGCTCCTAATGCTCTTCGCATTGAGCATCCTGGTATTCATGATTAAGCAAATATGGCAAGAGAAAAATAAACTACAAGTAAAAGTGAATAAATAA
- a CDS encoding TrkA family potassium uptake protein, producing MSMQSFVILGLGRFGQSVAKTLYELGHEVLAIDENEGLIQSISNHITYAIVGDVTDENVLKAAGIKNFDAAVVSTGRNLESSILVTQMLKEMGIKYILAKAQNELHARVLTKLGADRVVFPELDMGVRAAHNLVSTNIIDYIELSPDYTIIEINPPKRWEGKTLKELNVRVKHGINIIAIKNGNKINVSPTADYIVNNNDILVVIGSKSDIDKL from the coding sequence ATTTCTATGCAGTCATTTGTGATACTGGGTCTTGGCAGGTTTGGACAAAGCGTGGCAAAGACCCTCTATGAATTAGGGCACGAAGTACTGGCGATAGATGAAAATGAGGGTTTGATACAGAGTATATCTAACCATATTACATATGCCATAGTTGGAGATGTGACTGATGAAAATGTCTTAAAAGCGGCGGGGATAAAGAACTTCGATGCGGCAGTCGTTTCTACCGGCAGAAACCTGGAGTCTAGTATTCTTGTGACACAGATGCTTAAGGAGATGGGGATAAAGTATATACTTGCCAAAGCTCAAAATGAACTGCATGCAAGAGTATTGACTAAGCTGGGAGCTGATAGGGTAGTATTCCCTGAGCTGGATATGGGTGTAAGAGCTGCGCATAATCTGGTCTCTACCAATATAATTGACTATATTGAGTTATCGCCGGATTATACAATTATAGAAATAAACCCGCCTAAGCGTTGGGAGGGCAAGACATTGAAAGAATTGAATGTTAGAGTGAAGCATGGCATTAATATCATTGCAATAAAAAACGGAAATAAGATAAATGTGTCACCTACAGCTGATTATATTGTTAATAACAATGACATTTTGGTAGTTATCGGATCAAAAAGCGACATAGATAAACTTTAG
- a CDS encoding NAD-binding protein has product MVVTIIEGGELGFALARILLLFNHRVNIIRQESGANMKRFKELGVKTISGAGSDADVLSQPSVSESDVFIALMDNDLDNLESCLYIKNNFSNKKTITKVNNPKYAKKFEQVGIDIAINSAFAALNLVNLDSEK; this is encoded by the coding sequence ATGGTAGTGACAATTATTGAAGGAGGCGAACTAGGCTTTGCTCTAGCGAGAATTCTCCTGTTATTTAATCATAGAGTAAATATTATCAGGCAGGAAAGTGGAGCTAATATGAAAAGGTTTAAAGAACTTGGGGTAAAAACTATCTCAGGTGCAGGTTCAGACGCAGATGTCCTTTCACAGCCCAGTGTCTCAGAGTCGGATGTATTCATAGCTCTAATGGATAATGATCTCGATAACCTCGAATCTTGTTTATATATAAAGAACAATTTTAGTAATAAAAAGACAATAACAAAGGTAAATAACCCTAAATATGCCAAGAAGTTTGAACAAGTGGGTATAGATATTGCTATTAACAGTGCATTTGCTGCACTTAATCTTGTTAACTTGGATAGTGAAAAGTAA
- the cwlD gene encoding N-acetylmuramoyl-L-alanine amidase CwlD — translation MRLYIIDRSKAGRYIFKFMWVLALLISIGFISKTTTTAFSLPIRSAVVVIDAGHGGRDPGASGDSGITEEEVNLKIALKLRRLVEQGGGTAIMIREDDSGLYTEGGNGRETRKSEDLKNRHALINSCGADILISIHLNSFTESQYYGAQTFYLKNDDKSRKLAEVIQNEVIKVLNRGNNRKAKPTDSVYILKNNNMPGALIECGFLSNHEEEHLLDDEHYQEKVAWSIFVGIVKYMEGEQRTVN, via the coding sequence TTGAGACTCTATATAATTGATAGAAGCAAAGCTGGGAGGTATATTTTCAAATTCATGTGGGTGTTGGCATTGCTAATTAGCATAGGCTTTATAAGTAAAACTACCACGACGGCGTTTTCTCTTCCCATAAGGAGTGCAGTTGTGGTTATAGACGCAGGGCATGGAGGACGGGACCCTGGGGCATCGGGGGATAGCGGGATTACTGAAGAGGAAGTCAACCTTAAGATTGCACTGAAGCTAAGAAGGCTGGTAGAGCAGGGCGGCGGTACAGCCATTATGATAAGGGAAGACGACTCAGGTCTCTACACTGAGGGTGGAAATGGAAGAGAAACAAGGAAAAGCGAGGATCTGAAAAACCGACATGCATTGATTAACAGCTGTGGGGCTGATATTCTAATAAGCATTCATTTAAACAGCTTTACAGAATCTCAGTATTATGGAGCCCAAACCTTTTACCTGAAGAATGACGATAAGTCCAGGAAGCTGGCAGAGGTAATCCAGAACGAGGTTATAAAGGTGCTGAATAGAGGGAACAACAGAAAGGCAAAACCGACTGACTCAGTATATATATTGAAAAACAACAATATGCCAGGAGCCCTTATAGAATGCGGTTTCCTCTCAAACCATGAAGAGGAGCATCTATTGGATGATGAACACTATCAAGAGAAGGTCGCCTGGAGTATATTTGTTGGCATTGTGAAGTATATGGAGGGTGAACAGAGAACGGTAAATTAG
- a CDS encoding aminopeptidase, translating to MVDEGLNKMAKVLVDYSLSIKEGDKLLIQGHEITIPLIKEVYKEALIRGAHPDVRVLVEELQEILYKYGNDEQIKYVSPVIQCSTEKYNATLRIGGSYHSKPLLNIDSAKIRSLEASRRKLGAAQQRRTLEGNLRWSLTYFPTTAGAMEANMSLSEYEDFVFSACFIDKDDPIAEWSKLKADQQRIVDFLMKKNHIRMIAKDTDLSLKVGGRTWINSCGTTNMPSGEVFTGPVEDSLNGYIRYTFPAIRSGTQVEDVLLNFENGRVVKANAKRGADYLNAMINMDEGSCYAGEFAFGTNYGIKRFTNNILYDEKIGGTIHIALGTAYPATGSKNESGLHWDMLCDMRDGGEVYADGELIYKNGKFIF from the coding sequence TTGGTTGACGAAGGACTTAATAAAATGGCCAAGGTGCTGGTGGATTACTCTCTCTCCATTAAGGAGGGTGACAAGTTGCTTATCCAAGGACATGAAATAACAATACCCCTTATTAAGGAAGTATATAAGGAAGCCCTTATTAGAGGTGCACACCCCGACGTACGAGTGCTTGTTGAGGAGCTTCAGGAAATATTATATAAATATGGAAACGATGAGCAGATAAAATATGTTTCACCCGTGATACAATGCAGTACAGAGAAGTATAATGCAACTTTAAGAATCGGCGGCAGTTATCACAGCAAACCGCTTCTAAATATTGACTCTGCTAAGATAAGAAGCTTGGAGGCTTCCCGCAGGAAGCTAGGTGCTGCCCAGCAAAGAAGAACGCTGGAAGGCAACCTGCGCTGGAGTTTAACCTATTTTCCCACTACTGCAGGCGCAATGGAAGCGAATATGTCACTTTCGGAATATGAGGATTTTGTTTTCTCAGCATGTTTTATAGACAAAGATGACCCAATAGCAGAGTGGAGTAAACTCAAAGCAGATCAGCAGAGAATTGTGGATTTCCTGATGAAAAAGAATCATATTAGAATGATTGCCAAGGATACCGACCTTTCTTTAAAGGTTGGAGGCAGAACCTGGATAAACAGCTGCGGAACAACAAACATGCCAAGCGGTGAGGTTTTTACCGGTCCTGTTGAGGATTCACTGAACGGGTATATACGCTATACTTTTCCTGCAATAAGGTCAGGAACTCAGGTGGAGGATGTTCTACTGAACTTTGAAAATGGCAGGGTTGTTAAAGCTAATGCAAAGCGGGGTGCAGACTATCTTAATGCAATGATAAATATGGATGAAGGCTCATGTTATGCAGGTGAGTTTGCCTTTGGAACAAACTACGGTATAAAACGCTTCACCAATAATATACTGTATGATGAAAAAATCGGCGGCACTATACATATTGCACTGGGCACGGCATATCCCGCAACCGGCTCCAAAAATGAATCAGGGCTGCATTGGGATATGTTATGTGATATGAGAGACGGCGGAGAGGTCTACGCCGATGGTGAACTCATATATAAGAATGGAAAGTTTATTTTTTAG